From Terriglobales bacterium, a single genomic window includes:
- a CDS encoding NADH-quinone oxidoreductase subunit A has protein sequence MPHNYFARYIPLLLQALVAAALATAFIVMSTLIGKHKWVREKFEPYECGITPTGGTKERFTVKFYLVAMLFILFDVEAIFLYPWAVLLRELKMFGFWEMFIYILIVMSGLFYVWKKGVLDWNPQRVVPTTGIPASPDFMPAHFEAAVRKLAPNEPSEAQEVTGGGRSRS, from the coding sequence ATGCCGCACAACTACTTCGCCCGCTACATCCCGTTACTCTTGCAGGCTCTGGTAGCCGCCGCATTGGCGACTGCCTTCATCGTAATGTCCACGCTGATCGGCAAGCACAAGTGGGTGCGAGAGAAATTCGAGCCTTATGAGTGCGGCATTACTCCCACCGGCGGCACCAAGGAACGCTTCACGGTCAAGTTTTACCTTGTCGCGATGCTGTTCATCTTGTTCGACGTCGAAGCCATCTTCCTTTATCCCTGGGCGGTGCTCCTGCGGGAGTTGAAGATGTTCGGCTTCTGGGAGATGTTCATCTACATCCTCATCGTAATGTCCGGTCTTTTCTATGTCTGGAAAAAAGGCGTGCTCGATTGGAATCCGCAGCGCGTTGTACCTACTACGGGCATTCCGGCCTCACCCGATTTCATGCCGGCCCATTTCGAGGCAGCCGTGCGCAAGCTAGCCCCCAACGAACCGTCCGAAGCCCAAGAGGTCACGGGAGGCGGTAGGAGCCGCTCTTGA
- the thiS gene encoding sulfur carrier protein ThiS, whose translation MRIQINGEEKNFPENLKLSELVENLGLKSDRLAIELNREVVPRQRWSEIQVNEGDKLEIVHFVGGGDFDSCDSARRTQRNLDDSV comes from the coding sequence ATGCGTATCCAGATCAATGGGGAAGAGAAGAATTTTCCGGAGAATCTCAAGCTCTCTGAGTTGGTGGAGAACCTCGGACTGAAGAGCGATCGCTTGGCCATCGAGCTGAACCGCGAGGTGGTCCCTCGACAGCGCTGGAGCGAGATTCAGGTGAACGAGGGGGACAAACTGGAGATCGTGCACTTCGTGGGCGGAGGGGATTTTGATTCGTGTGATTCCGCTCGCCGAACGCAACGAAACTTAGATGACAGCGTCTGA
- a CDS encoding MerR family transcriptional regulator: MEAFYTSAEVMRLTGITARQLQYWDERGVVRPMRQGHKRFYSLDDLAEISVICDLRDRGFSLQRIRRVMRLLQREFRKRLVDTVSEHGEYHLLTDGQRIYLQSSADEIVDILKNSRQPMLAVCLSDRVRQIQASVRAKKAGQVVERESRSVSARRRRGPMPVVLAASAGKAGRTAGTRRKAS, from the coding sequence GTGGAAGCTTTCTATACATCGGCGGAAGTGATGCGGCTGACGGGAATTACTGCCCGCCAGCTGCAATATTGGGACGAGCGTGGTGTAGTCCGTCCTATGCGTCAGGGGCACAAGCGTTTCTATTCGCTGGATGATCTGGCTGAGATATCGGTGATCTGCGATCTGCGCGACCGCGGATTCTCCCTGCAACGCATTCGCAGAGTGATGCGGCTCCTGCAACGAGAATTTCGCAAACGTCTGGTAGACACCGTTTCCGAGCATGGGGAATACCACCTGCTGACCGACGGGCAGCGCATCTACCTGCAGAGTTCTGCGGACGAGATCGTCGACATCTTGAAGAATTCACGCCAGCCCATGCTGGCGGTTTGCCTGAGCGATCGCGTCCGCCAAATACAGGCCAGCGTGCGGGCGAAGAAGGCTGGCCAGGTTGTGGAACGAGAATCCAGATCGGTGTCAGCTCGACGCCGGCGCGGTCCCATGCCGGTCGTTCTTGCTGCTTCAGCGGGCAAAGCGGGTCGAACTGCGGGGACCAGAAGAAAGGCATCGTGA
- a CDS encoding NADH-quinone oxidoreductase subunit C yields the protein MPLTPAITDLDKLKEKQDLAALLEWNPSAVDSARWDRNELTIWIHRAHIREACGFLRDHAVLRFDALSDLTCVDWYPSEPRFEVVYHLFSNPRKSRLRLKVRLSGDDAGVPSVVPVWPSANFFEREVFDLFGIRFEGHPYLRRLLMPEDWQGHPMRKDYPVEGYR from the coding sequence ATGCCTCTGACACCGGCGATTACCGATCTGGACAAATTGAAGGAGAAGCAGGACCTTGCTGCTCTTCTGGAATGGAATCCTTCGGCGGTAGACAGCGCACGCTGGGATCGCAATGAACTCACCATCTGGATCCATCGCGCGCACATCCGGGAGGCCTGCGGGTTTCTTCGTGATCATGCCGTGCTGCGTTTTGACGCGCTCTCCGACCTCACTTGCGTCGACTGGTATCCCTCAGAACCGCGCTTCGAAGTTGTGTACCACCTGTTCTCAAACCCGCGCAAATCGCGCTTGCGCCTCAAGGTAAGGTTGAGCGGCGACGATGCTGGCGTCCCCTCCGTCGTTCCGGTCTGGCCGTCAGCAAATTTCTTCGAGCGTGAAGTGTTCGACTTGTTTGGGATACGTTTCGAAGGCCATCCTTACCTGCGGCGGCTCCTGATGCCGGAGGACTGGCAAGGGCATCCAATGCGTAAGGACTATCCTGTTGAGGGTTATCGCTAG
- the ribB gene encoding 3,4-dihydroxy-2-butanone-4-phosphate synthase, translated as MPPAPFTDVETALDDIRAGRMIVLVDDEDRENEGDLMLAAEKVTPEAINFMAKHGRGLICLAMTDERLDHLRIGPMTSENTSQFGTAFCEAIDAREGVTTGISAYDRAQTIRVAINPATRPSDLARPGHVFPLRARRGGVLVRAGQTEGSVDLARLAGLVPAAVICEIMNDDGTMARVPQLMVFCRQHDLKMLTVAELIRYRMAHERYVRRVGEAMLPTQYGEFRMIAYQSEVDGGESHIALVKGDIQSAEQPVLVRMHSHCLVGDVFGATWCECHNTIDQCLRLISETGRGALIYLHQTSPGFSVEQLGERTVLAFHREVRLPTIPAHERKIQREIGIGAQILSDLNLRRIRLLTNHPRRVAGLEGFNIEIVEQVPIPAGVKAK; from the coding sequence TGGACGATGAAGACCGGGAGAACGAAGGCGACCTGATGCTGGCCGCGGAGAAGGTCACTCCCGAAGCCATCAACTTCATGGCTAAGCATGGTCGCGGGCTGATTTGTCTGGCTATGACGGATGAACGGCTCGATCATCTGCGGATCGGCCCGATGACCAGCGAGAACACTTCGCAGTTTGGAACTGCTTTCTGCGAAGCCATTGACGCTCGCGAAGGTGTGACCACGGGAATTTCGGCTTATGATCGGGCTCAAACGATTCGAGTCGCGATCAATCCCGCCACCCGGCCCTCCGATCTTGCTCGCCCCGGACACGTATTTCCCCTGCGCGCCCGCCGTGGGGGCGTGCTGGTGCGCGCCGGTCAAACCGAGGGCTCGGTGGACTTGGCTCGCCTTGCTGGCCTGGTACCCGCAGCCGTGATCTGCGAAATCATGAATGATGACGGCACCATGGCCCGCGTCCCGCAACTAATGGTCTTCTGCCGCCAACACGATCTTAAGATGCTGACCGTGGCCGAACTGATCCGCTACCGCATGGCGCATGAACGCTACGTTCGTCGTGTGGGCGAGGCGATGCTTCCCACCCAATATGGCGAATTCCGCATGATCGCCTACCAGAGCGAAGTCGATGGGGGCGAGTCACACATTGCATTGGTTAAGGGAGACATCCAGAGCGCGGAACAGCCTGTTCTTGTGCGCATGCATTCGCATTGCCTGGTGGGAGACGTGTTCGGCGCCACCTGGTGCGAATGCCACAATACCATCGATCAATGCCTGCGCTTGATTTCCGAAACCGGCCGCGGCGCCCTCATCTACCTCCACCAGACCTCGCCTGGTTTTAGCGTGGAGCAACTCGGGGAGCGAACAGTCTTAGCCTTTCACCGCGAGGTGCGACTACCCACCATCCCTGCCCACGAACGCAAGATTCAGCGTGAAATCGGCATCGGAGCGCAGATTCTCTCCGACCTGAATTTACGCCGCATCCGCCTGCTCACCAATCATCCCCGCCGCGTGGCAGGCCTTGAAGGTTTCAACATTGAGATTGTCGAACAGGTGCCGATTCCGGCGGGCGTGAAAGCGAAGTAG